A stretch of Sulfitobacter sp. THAF37 DNA encodes these proteins:
- the hpaH gene encoding 2-oxo-hept-4-ene-1,7-dioate hydratase: MTPEQHAEVASQLLRAEETGQQIGLISRAYPQITMDDAYAIQSAVLSAKLAAGRRVIGWKIGLTSKAMQQALGIDIPDSGILFDDMAFEDGAVVPAGRFIQPRVEAEIAFVMKSALGGDGVTRAEVLAATDHVAPALEILDTRVRRRDPDTGAARVIFDTISDNAANAGIVMGAARHAPDAVDLRWVGAIVSRDGAVEETGLGAGVLNDPVESVVWLARRMAQYGQQIEAGQVILSGSFIRPVECPPGAVVAADFGAFGSVGISFA, from the coding sequence ATGACGCCGGAACAGCATGCTGAGGTCGCGTCGCAGTTGCTGCGGGCCGAGGAGACAGGCCAGCAGATCGGTCTGATTTCCAGGGCTTATCCGCAGATCACCATGGACGATGCCTATGCCATCCAGTCGGCCGTCCTGTCGGCAAAGCTGGCGGCGGGGCGGCGTGTCATCGGCTGGAAGATCGGCCTGACGTCAAAGGCGATGCAGCAGGCGCTGGGCATCGACATCCCCGATAGCGGCATCCTGTTCGACGATATGGCGTTCGAGGACGGGGCGGTGGTGCCCGCGGGTCGGTTCATCCAGCCGCGGGTGGAGGCGGAGATCGCCTTTGTGATGAAATCCGCGCTGGGCGGAGACGGGGTCACGCGGGCCGAGGTGCTGGCGGCGACCGACCATGTCGCGCCCGCGCTGGAAATTCTGGACACGCGGGTCCGGCGCAGGGACCCCGATACCGGGGCGGCGCGGGTGATATTTGACACGATCAGCGACAATGCGGCCAATGCGGGCATCGTCATGGGTGCCGCGCGTCACGCGCCGGATGCGGTGGACCTGCGCTGGGTCGGGGCCATCGTCAGCCGGGACGGGGCGGTCGAGGAAACCGGGCTGGGCGCGGGCGTGTTGAACGACCCGGTGGAAAGTGTCGTCTGGCTGGCGCGCCGCATGGCGCAATACGGGCAGCAGATCGAGGCGGGGCAGGTGATCCTGTCAGGCAGTTTCATCCGGCCGGTGGAATGCCCGCCCGGGGCGGTGGTCGCCGCCGACTTCGGGGCCTTCGGATCGGTCGGTATCAGCTTTGCGTGA